Proteins from one Natranaerobius trueperi genomic window:
- a CDS encoding YggT family protein: MLPDNILLLAFNILYFLFLFRIIFKLISGSFSPNSPMFKIGEAIFELTEPILAPVRKIVPPIGGTMDISPLLVLFLIRIIQRMLMGAM, translated from the coding sequence ATGCTACCAGACAATATCTTATTATTAGCTTTTAACATTTTGTATTTTCTATTTTTATTTAGAATAATTTTCAAATTGATTAGTGGGAGTTTCTCACCAAACTCTCCAATGTTTAAAATTGGAGAAGCAATTTTTGAATTAACTGAACCTATACTTGCCCCAGTAAGAAAAATAGTCCCTCCCATTGGAGGGACTATGGATATTTCACCATTATTAGTCTTATTTTTAATTCGCATAATTCAGAGAATGTTAATGGGCGCAATGTAA
- a CDS encoding YgiQ family radical SAM protein, translated as MTNFLPISKKDMNDRGWKQLDFIIVSGDAYVDHPSFGVAIIGRLLEAHGFKVGIISQPDWTNLEDFKQLGKPKYSFFVTGGNIDSMVNHYTVAKKRRRKDVYTPGGKSGHRPDRASIVYSQKIKEAFKKVPIILGGIEASLRRLGHYDYWDNRIRRSILLDAKADLLVYGMAEKQIIEIAEALQSGLSIKDLSFIKGTVYQSATIEHIYDYEMLPSYDNILASKKEYARSFLIQYKNTDHVKSKTLIEPYRHTYVIQTPPQEPLTTNELDTVYSLPFQKDYHPIYNKQGGVSAIKEVKHSLVSNRGCFGGCSFCALHFHQGRTIQTRSIDSIVEEAKELTKDTDFKGYIHDVGGPTANFRKKACQKQIKHGVCMDKSCLSPKPCNNLEIDHTEYLALLQKLRNVDGVKKVFIRSGIRYDYLIYDKDKSFFEELCKHHVSGQLKVAPEHIAPQVLEKMGKPNQEVFEKFKDNFYAINKKLGLKQFLVPYLMSSHPGSDLYAAIQLAEYLRDIDYQPEQVQDFYPTPGTLSTCMYYTEIDPRTMENVYVPKDPREKAIQRALIQYKNPKNYTLVYEGLKKAGREDLIGYGKKCLIKPKQQPYEFNSIHKKQKRNNGKKKSKKRK; from the coding sequence ATGACAAACTTTTTACCAATTTCCAAAAAAGATATGAATGATCGTGGTTGGAAACAACTTGATTTTATTATTGTAAGTGGAGATGCTTATGTTGATCACCCCTCTTTTGGAGTTGCGATAATTGGTAGATTATTAGAAGCTCACGGGTTCAAAGTTGGAATTATATCACAACCTGACTGGACAAATTTAGAGGATTTTAAACAGTTAGGTAAACCAAAGTATAGTTTCTTTGTAACTGGAGGAAACATTGATTCTATGGTAAATCATTATACTGTAGCAAAAAAACGAAGAAGAAAGGATGTCTATACTCCAGGCGGTAAAAGTGGCCATAGACCTGATCGAGCATCAATAGTCTACTCTCAGAAAATAAAAGAAGCCTTCAAAAAGGTTCCCATTATACTAGGTGGCATAGAAGCTAGTTTGCGTAGGTTAGGCCATTATGACTACTGGGATAATCGCATTCGACGTTCTATCTTATTAGATGCAAAAGCTGATCTACTTGTCTATGGTATGGCTGAAAAACAAATTATTGAAATAGCGGAAGCTTTACAAAGCGGTCTTTCCATCAAAGATTTGAGTTTCATTAAGGGTACTGTATATCAAAGCGCAACTATTGAACATATTTATGATTATGAAATGTTACCTTCTTATGACAATATTTTAGCTTCAAAAAAAGAATACGCTAGAAGTTTTCTTATTCAATATAAAAATACTGATCATGTTAAATCAAAAACTTTAATTGAACCTTATAGACACACTTATGTCATACAAACCCCACCTCAGGAACCATTAACAACAAATGAACTTGATACTGTTTATTCACTTCCCTTTCAAAAAGATTATCACCCTATTTATAATAAACAGGGTGGTGTTTCTGCAATAAAAGAAGTTAAACACAGTTTAGTAAGTAACCGGGGTTGTTTTGGAGGGTGTAGTTTTTGCGCTTTACATTTTCATCAAGGTCGAACTATTCAAACTAGAAGTATAGACTCTATTGTAGAAGAAGCTAAAGAACTCACAAAAGACACTGACTTTAAAGGGTACATTCATGACGTTGGAGGACCTACGGCTAACTTTCGTAAAAAAGCTTGTCAAAAACAAATTAAACATGGTGTGTGCATGGATAAAAGTTGCCTGTCTCCTAAACCATGTAATAATTTAGAGATAGATCATACTGAATATCTAGCTCTATTACAAAAATTACGTAATGTAGATGGTGTTAAAAAAGTTTTTATAAGATCTGGAATTAGGTACGATTATTTAATTTATGATAAAGATAAAAGTTTTTTTGAAGAGCTTTGTAAGCATCATGTCAGCGGACAGCTGAAAGTCGCTCCAGAACACATTGCTCCTCAAGTTCTTGAAAAAATGGGTAAACCTAACCAAGAAGTCTTTGAAAAATTTAAAGACAACTTTTATGCCATTAATAAAAAGCTTGGCCTTAAACAATTTCTAGTCCCCTATTTAATGTCTAGTCATCCTGGTTCTGATTTATATGCGGCAATACAATTGGCAGAATATTTAAGAGATATAGACTATCAACCTGAACAAGTTCAAGATTTTTATCCTACTCCAGGTACACTATCGACATGTATGTATTATACAGAAATAGATCCAAGAACTATGGAAAACGTATATGTTCCTAAAGATCCAAGAGAAAAAGCTATACAAAGAGCACTAATTCAATACAAAAATCCAAAAAATTATACTTTGGTCTATGAAGGTCTTAAAAAAGCAGGGAGAGAAGATTTAATAGGTTATGGAAAAAAATGTCTAATAAAACCAAAACAACAACCCTATGAATTTAATTCAATTCACAAAAAACAAAAAAGAAATAATGGAAAAAAGAAATCAAAGAAAAGAAAATAA
- a CDS encoding uracil-xanthine permease family protein yields the protein MQSKELKTQIPLAFQHVFAMFGATVLVPFITGLNPSVALFTAGLGTLLFHLVTGGKVPAFLGSSFAFIAGINAVSSQFGMAHATGGIIAVGVVYILMAGIVALVGVSNIKRLFPPIVTGPIIIVIGLILAPEAIAMASEHWGVALITICAVIFTGILGQGFLKLIPLIIGIATGYIFSVIFGIADFTTIREAAWLSAPDFMAPQFSADALKIMIPITLVTVVEHIGDITTNGAVVGQDFFKKPGLHRTLLGDGIATIVGGAFGGPANTTYGENTGVLALTKNYNPAIIRMAAGIAIIFSFIGKLGAFIMSIPEAVMGGISFVLFGMIASVGIRTLVDNAPDLSDLKNSSVVFVILIVGISYVQGEDNLAVIHITEYATLEGLSLAALLGISLNAFYQFILPLFVRKSVRSSEASYSSSKTNTEVKPSNS from the coding sequence ATGCAAAGTAAAGAACTAAAAACCCAAATTCCGTTAGCTTTTCAACACGTATTTGCAATGTTTGGTGCTACTGTGTTAGTTCCATTCATTACAGGGTTGAACCCTTCAGTTGCTTTATTCACAGCAGGTCTTGGAACACTACTATTTCATTTGGTTACAGGTGGTAAGGTTCCTGCATTTTTGGGTTCTTCATTCGCTTTTATTGCAGGTATAAATGCAGTAAGTTCTCAATTTGGAATGGCTCATGCTACAGGAGGGATTATAGCAGTTGGTGTTGTTTATATACTAATGGCTGGTATCGTGGCTTTAGTAGGAGTATCTAATATAAAAAGACTATTTCCACCAATAGTCACAGGTCCCATAATCATTGTTATAGGTTTAATTTTGGCACCTGAAGCAATAGCAATGGCATCAGAACATTGGGGAGTTGCACTAATAACAATTTGCGCAGTGATTTTTACAGGAATTTTAGGACAAGGGTTCTTAAAATTAATACCACTTATAATTGGTATTGCTACAGGATATATTTTCAGTGTCATATTTGGAATTGCTGATTTCACTACAATTAGAGAAGCTGCTTGGTTAAGTGCACCAGATTTTATGGCTCCTCAATTTTCAGCAGATGCTTTGAAAATTATGATTCCAATAACCCTTGTTACTGTTGTTGAACACATCGGAGATATAACCACAAATGGAGCTGTAGTCGGACAAGACTTTTTCAAAAAACCAGGGTTACACAGGACTTTATTAGGTGATGGTATCGCAACCATTGTTGGAGGAGCATTTGGTGGCCCTGCAAATACAACTTACGGTGAAAATACCGGTGTCCTTGCACTTACAAAAAATTACAACCCTGCTATTATTAGAATGGCAGCTGGTATTGCAATAATCTTTAGTTTTATAGGTAAGCTAGGCGCTTTCATCATGTCAATTCCTGAGGCAGTTATGGGTGGTATAAGTTTTGTATTATTTGGTATGATTGCAAGTGTCGGAATTAGAACTTTAGTAGATAATGCACCAGACTTATCAGATTTAAAAAATTCTAGTGTTGTCTTTGTAATCTTAATAGTTGGGATCTCTTATGTTCAAGGTGAAGATAATTTAGCTGTAATTCATATTACTGAGTATGCTACTTTAGAAGGTTTAAGCTTGGCAGCTCTTCTCGGGATATCTTTAAATGCTTTCTATCAATTTATTTTACCTCTATTTGTTAGAAAATCAGTTAGAAGTTCCGAAGCTTCTTACAGTAGTTCAAAAACAAATACCGAAGTTAAACCAAGTAATAGTTAA
- a CDS encoding IS110 family transposase has protein sequence MSQYRSLTDELAEEMMSIPGVRMVTVAGFLAEVGNLSNYQHPRQIQKLAGLNLKENSSGQYKGGD, from the coding sequence TTGTCACAATATCGATCTTTAACAGATGAGTTAGCAGAAGAAATGATGAGCATCCCTGGAGTAAGAATGGTTACAGTAGCAGGATTTTTGGCTGAAGTGGGTAACTTATCAAACTATCAACATCCGCGTCAAATCCAAAAGCTAGCAGGTTTAAACCTAAAAGAAAACAGCTCAGGTCAATACAAAGGGGGGGACTAA